The genomic stretch GAGGCGGTCCATTTCATGCCCACCCAAGCAAAGCAACAGGCAAATCAGTCGATCAGCGGCTTCGAACCCTACGTTGAGTCCAAGGGCGAGGAGTACATGGGCAAGCCCATGCGCGCTCACTTCACCAAGATCCTGAACAAGTGGAAACAGGACTTGATGCAGGAAGTCGACCGTACGGTTGACCACATGAAAGACGAAGCGGCCAACTTCCCTGACCCGGCCGACCGTGCCAGCCAGGAAGAAGAATTCAGCCTCGAACTGCGCGCCCGCGACCGCGAGCGCAAGCTGATCAAGAAAATCGACAAGACCCTGCAACTGATCGAAGACGAAGAGTACGGTTGGTGCGAGTCGTGC from Pseudomonas sp. S04 encodes the following:
- the dksA gene encoding RNA polymerase-binding protein DksA, producing the protein MPTQAKQQANQSISGFEPYVESKGEEYMGKPMRAHFTKILNKWKQDLMQEVDRTVDHMKDEAANFPDPADRASQEEEFSLELRARDRERKLIKKIDKTLQLIEDEEYGWCESCGVEIGIRRLEARPTADMCVDCKTLAEIKEKQVGK